Part of the Planococcus plakortidis genome is shown below.
ATGCACCGGTGCAAAAAACAGCCAGGATATCCCCGGCGGAAACTTCGGGCAATTCCGCTTCTTCGATAAGCTTATCACCGGATTCGCAGCATTTTCCGGCAATCGTATACACTTGACCCGCTTCCTCTTCTGCACGGTTGGCCAGCAAGGAACTGTATTTTGCCCCGTACAGTGCCGGGCGGATATTGTCTGACATGCCGCCGTCGACCGCTGCATAACGCCGTGTATCGGGCACATCTTTTGTCGAACCGATCGTATAGAGTGTCGTGCCGGCATCGCCGATCAACGAACGGCCCGGCTCGATCCAGATCTCGGGCACCGGGAATGCGGCCCCCTCGGAAGCTGCTTTGACCGTACGGATCATATCTTTCACATACACGGCAGGTTCAAGCGGCGCATCTTCTTCCGTGTACCGGATGCCGAAGCCCCCGCCCAGATTCAACACAGTGCATGTGTAGGAATGGTTTTGCTGCCAAGAAGCCATTTTCAGCAATAGCTTTTCAGAAGCCATCTGGAATGCCGCAGTATCGAAGATCTGGGACCCGATATGGCAATGGAGGCCGATCAAATCGAGGAATTCATGGGCATAGGTTTCCTCGAAAGCCCGGTCTGCCTGGCCGTTGTTCAAGTCGAACCCGAATTTCGAGTCTTCCTGGCCGGTCGTGATGTAGTCATGCGTATGGGCTTCAATGCCCGGCGTGACGCGTAGCAGGATATTTATTTTCTGCCGGCGCCGTTCCGCTGTTTTTTTCAACAGCTCGATTTCATGGAAATTATCGACGACGATACAGCCGATTTGTTCATCAAAGGCCATGTCGATTTCCGCCTGGCTCTTGTTATTGCCGTGGAAATGGATTTTCTCTTTCGGGAACCCGCTCTGGATGGCGGTATAAAGTTCGCCGCCCGATACGACATCGAGCGACAAGCCTTCTTGTGCCGCGACTTGGTAAATGGCAATCCCCGAGAACGCTTTACTGGCATAAGCGACTTGAAAGCCTACCTGTTCGTTTTCGAATGTTTGCTGGAAGGCCTGTGCTCGTTCGCGGAATAATGCGATGTCATAGACGAAAAGCGGTGTGCCATATTGCGCTGCCAGGTCTACCGTGTCTACTCCCCCGATCGTCAAATGGCCTTGTTCGTTGATTGTTTGTGTCCCGTATAGATGCATGTCGACTCCCCCTGGGCTATGTAAAGTAAAAATCCTGCTGGGCCAAAACCCAGCAAGATTCGTTTAATCGGTGATCAAAGCGGAGACGAGTTGAATCGGTTCAACCGGCTCGTTTGAATACTCGATACTATTGTATAACATTTCCTGGCATTCCGCGAGGTCTTGTGTGTTGGAATAAATTGTCGCCAAGGCTTCGCCTTTTTTGACGAAATCACCGACTTTCTTGTGCAGCACCAGGCCGACCGACAAATCGATGGTCGAATCCTTCGTTGCGCGGCCTGCGCCGAGCACCATGGCTGCCGTCCCGATTTCATCCGCTTCCATAAAGGAAATATAGCCGTCCTGCTTTGCCGGGAGTTCCGTAACGAATTCTGCTTGCGGCAATAGGCTGAGGTCATCGACAACAGCCGGGTTGCCGCCCTGGTCTTCGATCAGTTGGCGGAAGGCTTGCAGTGCGGAGCCGTCACGGATGGCGCCTTCTAGCATTGCACGCGCCTCTTCCAAAGTTTCCGCCTTGCCACCGACCACCACCATTTGGCTGCCAAGCACGAGGCATAGTTCCGTCAGGTCTTCCGGGCCTTTGCCTTGCAGCGTTTCGATCGCTTCTTTCACTTCCAGCGCATTGCCGATCGCAAACCCGAGCGGCTGGCTCATGTCCGAAATGATGGCCATCGTTTTGCGCCCTGTCGCATTGCCGATGCCGACCATGGCATGCGCCAGTTTTTTGGCATCTTCTTCGGTTTTCATGAATGCACCTTCGCCTGTTTTCACGTCAAGGACGATGGCGTCTGCGCCGGCTGCAATTTTCTTGCTCATGATCGAACTGGCGATCAATGGGATGCTGTTCACAGTTGCCGTTACATCGCGCAAGGAATACATCTTTTTATCGGCGGGCGTCAAGTTGCCGCTTTGGCCGATGACCGCCAATTTGTGTTCGTTCACTTGGCGAATGAAATCTTCTGTCGACAGCTCAACGTGGAAACCGTCGATCGCTTCGAGTTTGTCGATTGTTCCGCCGGTATGCCCGAGGCCGCGCCCGCTCATTTTCGCAACCGGCACGCCACAAGCTGCTACCAGCGGCCCAAGAACGAGCGTCGTCGTGTCGCCGACGCCTCCTGTTGAATGCTTATCCACTTTAATGCCATCAATGGCTGATAAATCGATCTGGTCGCCCGACTCTGCCATCGCCATCGTCAAATCTGCCCGTTCACGCTCGCTCATATCCTGGAAAAATACCGCCATCAAAAAAGAGCTCATTTGATAATCGGCAATTTCGCCATTCGTATAGCCAGAGACGATAAAACGGATTTCTTCTGTGGACAGCTCATGGCCATCGCGTTTCTTTTCAATCAAGTCCACCATTCTCATTGATCATTACCGCCTTTTTTAGTTTAGTTTCGTTAGAAAGCTTGTGCCGAATTTCGGCAGTTCACAAGCGAAATTCTCGGCAATGGTCGCACCGATATCCGCAAACGTCGATCCTGTTCCAAGGTCAGACCCACCGTTGAAACGCGGGGAGAATGCGAGAAGCGGAACATATTCGCGGGTATGATCGGTTCCCGGGAAAGTCGGGTCGTTTCCATGGTCTGCCGTGATCAGCAGCAAATCGTCTTCACGCAACTCCCCAAGTACTTCCGGCAGGCGTGCATCGAATGCTTCGAGCGCTTTTGCGTAGCCTTCCGGGTCTCTGCGATGGCCGAAAAGCGCGTCAAAATCGACAAGATTCAAAAAGCTCAAGCCGTTGAAATCCTTGCCGGCCACTTGGACCAGCTTGTCCATGCCGTCAGCATTATCGGCTGTTCTCAATGCTTCCGTCACCCCAGCACCGTTGTAGATATCGTTGATCTTGCCGATGGCGATGACATCTTTGCCGGCGTCCTGCAATTCGTTCATGACGGTGCGGTCGAAAGGCGTCAAAGCGTAATCGTGGCGGTTGGATGTGCTCTTAAAGGCTCCAGGTTCGCCGAGGAATGGCCGCGCAATGACTCGCCCGACCAGGAATTCGGGATCGAGGGTCAGTTCACGTGCCATTTCGCAAATCCGGTACAGCTCTTCCAGCGGAATGACTTCTTCATGTGCGGCGATCTGGAGAACCGGGTCAGCTGAAGTGTAGACGATCATCGCCCCTGTTTCCATATGCTCTTGCCCGAGTTCATCGAGGATTTCCGTACCGCTTGCCGGTTTATTGCCGATGACTTTGCGGCCAGTCGCCTGTTCAAGCTTGTCGATCAACTCTTGCGGGAAGCCTTCCGGGTATACTTTGAACGGCGTGTCGATATTGAGGCCCATGATTTCCCAGTGCCCTGTCATCGTGTCTTTTCCGACAGACGCTTCCTGTAAACGGCCGAAATGGGCGGCTGGCGTATCCTGTGCCTCAAGCCCCTCGACCGGCACGATATTGGCAAGCCCCAGTTTTTCCATATTCGGCATCTTGAGGCCACCGACCGATTGGGCGATGTGGCCGAGCGTATCTGCCCCTTTGTCACCGAACGCTTCGGCATCCGGCGCTTCGCCGATGCCAACAGAGTCCAGAACGATTAAATGTATACGAGTAAACGGTTTCATTGTCATGTAAGTTCCTCCTTATTTGCTCTTATATTCTATCATATGAATATCCCATGTCGGAAGTCAGACCTCTGTTATGCGCGTGGATGGAATTGCGAGTAGACATCTTTTAATCGCGTCTTGCTGACATGGGTATAGATTTGGGTCGTTGAAATATCGGCATGACCGAGCATCTCCTGCACGGCACGCAGGTCAGCGCCGTTTTCGATCAAATGGGTGGCAAATGAATGGCGCAATGTGTGTGGCGTCAATTCTTTTTGGATGCCCGCTTTCTGAGCGTGCTGCTTCAGCAGTTTCCAGAACCCTTGGCGCGTCAAACGTTTGCCGCGCTGGTTGATGAACAAGGCATCCGTTTTCTCAGCCGGGTTCCTCAAAGCGAGCCGCCCCGATTCAATGTATTCGCGGTTGGCTTCAAGCGCAGCCCTCCCGAGCGGGATGATCCGTTCCTTGCCGCCTTTTCCTGTGCAGCGCACGAACCCCATCGTCAAATGAACATCTTCCATATCCAAGTTGATGCATTCACTGACACGCATCCCGCTTGCATAAAGCAATTCCAGCATGGCCCGGTCGCGCAGCCCATTAGCTTTTGAGGTATCCGGGGAATTCAATAACGCATCGATTTCTTCTATAGATAGAACATTTGGCAACTTCTTATCCATTTGAGGCATTTCCAGATGGACGGTCGGATCCGAATCGCTGCGTTTTTCCCGTATCAAGAATTGGTGGAAACTGCGGATCGAGGAAATATGCCTTGCCACCGTACGTGAAGTTTTCGCCATTTCCTGCAAGTGCCGCAGATGATTTAAGATATGTACGCGTTCGATGTTCCCAAGCCGCTCCAATTGCTCGACTTCACTCATATATTGTATGTAAACTTTCAAGTCGCGTTCATAAGAAGTCAGCGTATTATCAGACAGCTGCCTTTCCACACGGAGAAAATGCAAATAATCGTCAAGTGCATCTTTTGCATCGTTCATAGTGATTCCTCCTTTTCGCCTTTAATTAAATGAAAATGAAGATGAAAAAAGACGGCCTTCTACAGGCCGTCTTTTACGCGTCTTTTTCTGGCTTATCAGCACCCGAATCATTGCAGCGCCAGCAAATGCCATGAAAAGTCAGACGGTGGTCCTTGATCTGGAAATTCCAGCGCTTTTCAACAACTGCTTCAACATCTTCAAGCAAATCTTCCTGTATTTCATCCACTGCCCCACACTCCAGGCAGACCAAGTGATGATGGAAGTGTGCTGCGCCTTCCTGACGCAAATCATAACGGGAAACGCCATCCCCAAAATTTATTTTATCGACAATCTTCAATTCGGTCAGAAGTTCCAATGTACGGTATACCGTAGCCAAGCCGATTTCCGGTGCGATGTCCTTGACCAAGAGATAGACATCTTCAGCGCTTAGATGGTCTTCTTCATGATCCAATAAAATTCGTACCGTTGCTTCACGCTGTGGCGTCAGCTTATAACTCGCAGCGTGTAATTGCTTTTTTATACGATCTATCCTTGTTTCCATGCGACGCCCTCCCTCAAACTGTATTCATTATATCAAAAGGGCGTTCTCGATTACAACAATCGATGCCGTTTATTATTTAGAATCATTATCATCTAGTTATTGGATTAATTCTTATCTGATAAGTAGTTTTTAACCCATTGCACAGCGTAAGCGGTTTTCGCATCATAAATCTGCTCATTATCAATTAAGCTTTGAGCTTCTTCCACCGTCACTTCGAGCAATTCCACGAATTCGTCGTCATCCGTCACGGCACCGTTTGCCGCTCGGTGCAAGCCCGTGGCAAAGAAAACGTGGACCACTTCATCGGCAAATCCGGGAGATGTCGAGAAGCTGATCACTTTTTCGAGCTTTTCCGCTGAATAGCCTGTCTCTTCTTCCAGTTCACGCATAGCCGTGTACTCCGGTGCCTCGCCGAGTTCCAGTTTTCCGGCCGGAATTTCGACCAGTGAGCGTTCGAGCGCTTTGCGGTATTGTTCGACCATGATGATTTTTTTGTCGCTTGTCAATGCGATGACCGCCACTGCGCCAGGGTGCTCGATCAATTCGCGCTTGGACTGTTTGCCATTCGGCAGCATCACATCGTCAACTTTCAAATTGATGACCTTGCCTTCGTATAAACGTTCGCTATGGATGGTTTTTTCTTCAAATTTCTTCATGCTGACCCTCATTTCATTTGTAGTTTCAATACTGCAAAGTATACCATAGAGGAAACAAATTTTTACAATGAGGTGAAATGATGAAATACAATACACTGGGAACCAGCGGATTTGAAGTTAGTGAAATTGCACTCGGCTGTATGTCATTGCCGGAAGACCCGAAACAAGCAGGAGCCATTATCGACGAAGCGATGGACAATGGCGTCACTTATTTCGACACAGCCGATTTCTACGGCAAAGGAAAGAACGAGGAAATCGTCGGCGGCGCCCTTGGCAATCGGCGCAAAGACATCATCCTTGCCAGCAAAGTGGGCAATGAATGGTCAGAAGGATCGGATGAGGTGAAATGGAATCCGACGAAAGCTTACATCAAAGAACAGATCCATAACTCGCTGCGCCGGCTCCAGACCGATTACTTGGATTTATACCAGCTTCATGGCGGTATGATCACCGACAATTCGGAAGAGACGATCGAGGCGTTCGAGGAATTGAAAAAGGAGGGCCTCATCCGCGCATATGGAATCTCATCCATCCGCCCGAATGTCATCCATCGCTTTTTGGCTGAGAGCGAGATCGCTTCCGTCATGATGCAATATAGCCTCCTTGACCGGCGCCCCGAAGAATTGCTTCCGGAAATCGGCCAAGCCGGCCGCTCTGTCGTGGCACGCGGCAGCCTGGCAAAAGGCTTGCTGACGGCTGAAGGGTTCACACGCGCAGAAAAGATGGGCGACTACCTGCAATACGGCTCGAACCAGCTGACGGATACTTTGAATAAGCTTACCGCTATCCATGACAATATCCATGCGCTCGCCCTGCATTCGGTGCTATCAGACAACACCGTCGCAGCCGCAGCGACCGGCGCGAGCAGTCCTGGGCAATTGCGCGAAACCTTGCAGGCTTATCAACAGCCTGTCAGCACGCAGCAGATCGAAGAAGCCAAGAAAGCGACACGGCTTGACCGCTATGAACAACATCGCGATTAACTCGTCAATCGTTTTACAACCGGTGCCCCGCTTGATGCGGGGCGCTTTTTTCAGCCTTTTGACGCACCTTTGCTGAACTTGAAATTCCACTAAGGACCTTTGTACCTTTTTTCACCGGCAAACTTTATACGGCGAATTTGACAGTCCGGCCCACCACCTGTCAACTCCTTTTACGATGGGGTTCTTCTCTATTTCTGCTTCTTTTTCTAACCAAATTCCCTTGTTTTTCACCGGAACATTAAATTTATCGAAAAGGACTTTTGCAGGTTTGAAAGAATACTTAGAAGTGAATATACTGATTACGACTGAAATTTTCAAACCTAATTATCATGAAATCGGGGGCGTGCAAAATGATGAATTTTTATTTGACCCAATCCAAAAAATCTTATCAGTCAGCAGACGGAGATGCCATTTCCATGCATTCCTACCTCGTTGTTGAATCTGTGACAAGATCCCTTGGACAGGAGTTTAAAAATCATAAGCTGGCTTGGGAAGCAGAAGACCACTGGCTGCTTGCAGACGCCCCTGAGAAAATCATCCATATGCCGAATGGCTATCAGCGTTTTGAACTCTCCGAGCCGGTGTTTGCTTCATTGCGCTTACTTGCTGAAACCCAACCGAAAGAGCTTCATACCTTGACGCCTTTTTCCAGAAAGCGCACTTCCGAAACATTCATCGAACAGCAGCAAGCTGAGGCGCGGAGGGAGTTTCACCTCAACGATGTGGCCAAGAGCTTAAAGCAGATGTTCAAGGACATCATGACGGTCTAGAAGCTCTTCATATAAAAGAGCCGGAGAACATAAACTGTTCTCCGGCTCTTTGTGTTTCATCCGTATTAAATTTGTTCCGGGTCTTCTTTTGCCGCCTCGTCTACAGGCTGGTCACTCACCGGTTGAGTTACTGGCTGTACAGCCGCTTGTGTAGCTTGTGTATTTCTTGAAGTGTAGGACTTCAGCATGTCAGCAATATCAATGCCCGTCATTTCTTTCAACGGTTCCTGCATATCGACCATCGTGCGTGTGACGCTTCTGCCGAAAGACGGAACGCCTTGCCCGTTTCCGGAATCGATGATTTTCACCGAATCGATATTGTTGAGCGGCTGTGCCACTTTTTCGGCGAAGACTGGCAGCATGTCGATCAGTTTCTCCGCAATGATGACATCGCCATGTTCTTCCATCGCTTCCGCTAGCAATTTGCGGGATTCGGCTTCCGCTTTCCCGCGCTCACGGATGACTTCGGCTTCTGCAGCCCCTTCATCGCGCTTGATCTTCGCTTTCGCTTCCCCATCGATAACAGAACGTCTCGCTTCCGCTTCTGCCGTCCGCGTCGTTTCGTAATAGCTGGCATCCGCTTTGGTTTTGCGTACCTTGCTTTCTTCTTCTTCCAGACGGACCGCACGTTCGCGCTCCATGAACTGCATATTCAATTCTTCTTCCTGGATCTCCATCGCGAGTTTCGCTTTTTCGAGTTCATACGACTGCTCAGACTTGGCGCGTGCGCGTTCGGTTTCTTCCTTGAACGCCGCGTCTTTCAAGTCTTTCTGTTTGCGCGATTCGGCAATGGCGATTTGGCGCATATACTCTTCTTCTTTCGCTTCCTGGTCGGTTTGGGCACGGTGGATGCGTGTTTCCCGCTCCGTATTTGCCTCCGCGATTTCCGCCTGCTTGCGCACTTCAGCGATGCGCGGCCGTCCAAGATTTTCAAGATAGCCATTGTCTTCATCGGCATCGCGGAGGTCCGTCAATCCGAGTGAAGTGATTTTAAAGCCCATTAAATCAAGTTGTTTTTGCGCGATTTCCTGGACATCGGTATTGAATTTCTCCCGGTCGCTATTGATATCTTCGACGGTCATCTTAGACAGGATGGCCCGCAGATTACTGCCGAGAACTTCGATGATCTCGCGCTCGATCTCATCCTGCTCTTTTCCGAGAAATTGCTCTGCATAATTGGCGATGCCATTCAAAGTATCTGCAACTTTGACCATCGCGACAGCATCCGCGACGATCGGCACCCCGGCATTCGTATAGACGCGTGGCGTCGACAGCTTCAACTGGAACGAGGTCAAATTGACCGGCGTCGAAGTCTGGAAACGCCGCAGCAAGTACCCTCCGCCCCGGATGATCTTCATGGAACGCCCTTCATCGTCCGTAAAGATGTTCGTGTCTTTTTTCGGGTCCCCTAGTTTCGGCCCTGTAATGATCAAGGCTTCATTCGATTTGGCTGTGCGGTAGCGGAGCTTCATCCAGAAGAAATAGCCGACGCCTGCAAGTGCCGCCAAAATGAGAATGACGATTAATACTGAAATAATGCCGATTGACTCCATTCGATCCCATCCTTTTCTAGTTACTGATTTTATCCTGCCCTTCTACATACGGATAGATCAGTAAGATGTTTCAAAAAAGGAAAAGTATAGCCATTATTTTTAAAATTCAATCTGCCATGACTTTAATTAGCGAAAAAATAATGGATAATGCCATTAACACAAAGACAAAATATCCGAAATGAATCCATGGATTCGCATGTCGCTGGCTGAGCTTGGATTTCATTTGTTGCTGGCCTTCTTCCAGCCCCGGAATTGGCGGCATCTCTTCGTCCCTCATCTTCTTATCCTCCTGTGATCAAGTCTTCAATCTTTATGCTTCGTTGATGTATCTTGATAGTCACGTGCACTCCTTTTATTATATCAATTGAAAAGAAATGGAATATAAAAATATTTTGTAAATAATTAACTAAAAAAACATTAACTTTTAGACTGCTCATTTGATAAGATTGAAAAAACGCTCGGCTTGCAACCGGTTATTACTCATATGAAAGGAAGGGGGGGAAGACCATGGGAATCATCGATGATTTGGCTGGCGCAATCTATGACGTCTTGGCTTGGATTTTATGGGGTTTTTCCTATCTTGCCGCCGGGGCCCTCATTGTAGGTGTGCCTTTATATTCAATCGCCTTTCTTTTCGAATGGCTAGGCTAAACGAAAAACCCCACTGTCGCTAGAAATGACAGGGGGTTCTTCGTCAATATTTATTTCCTGAATCTCCATGCCGCTCAAGCAATTCGGCAAACGTCATGTTTTTTTCACGTTCTTTGCGTTCGAACTGGCGTTGCGCTTCTTTTTCTTCCTCTAGCTTCTGCTGGTCCTTCAATAACTCTTTTTTCGTAGCTTTCAACTTCAACAACTGGTCTTCCGAGAAAAGGCCTTTATCGTTCACTTTATCTTTTGCCATCCTGCTCTCTCCTTATGGGCGTTTTACGATCGTCGCGACACCTTGACCGCCACCGATGCACAATGTCGCTAGGCCTGTCTTGGCATCGCGTTTTTTCATTTCGTGGAGAAGCGTCACGAAGATCCGTGTCCCGCTTGCGCCGATTGGATGGCCGATTGCGATGGCTCCGCCGTTGACGTTCAATTTTTCATGGTCGAACTTCAATTCACGGTCTACCGCAATCGACTGCGCCGCAAACGCTTCATTCGCCTCGATCAAATCGATGTCCCCAAGTGCCATGCCCGCTTTATCCAAGGCGTTTTTCACTGCTTGGACCGGGCCGATGCCCATGACCGCCGGATCGACGCCTGCATTGCCGTTCGCCGAAATGATGGCAAGCGGTGTGATGCCGAGCTCCTCTGCTTTTTCTTTCGTCATGACGATCACAGCTGCTGCGCCGTCGTTGATGCCGGAAGCGTTGCCGGCTGTTACACTGCCGTCTTTTTTAAATGCCGGGCGAAGTTTCGCCAGCTTTTCTTCAGTGGAAGAAGCCTTTACGTATTCATCCGTGCTAAAGATGACCGGATCGCCCTTACGCTGCGGGATTTCCACCGGCACGATTTCCTCGTCAAAACGTCCAGCTTCGATGGCGGCTGAAGCCCGGGCCTGCGAACGGGCCGCAAAACGATCCTGTTCTTCGCGTGAAATCTCGTAGCGATCGCAAAGGTTTTCAGCTGTCACGCCCATATGATAATCATTGAATGCACATGTCAAGCCATCATGGACCATGCTGTCGACCACTTTCTGGTCTCCCATGCGGTAGCCGCCTCTTGCGCCTTCTAACAGATACGGTGCACAGCTCATGTTTTCCATGCCGCCTGCGACAACGATATCGGCATCACCCGCGAAAATCGCTTGGTACGCCAAATGGATCGATTTCAAACCCGATCCGCATACTTTGTTGATGGTCATCGCCGGCACCGTCTCCGGCAGACCTGCTTTAATGGATGCTTGGCGCGCCGGATTCTGTCCGAGCCCTGCTTGCAGGACATTGCCCATGATGACTTCTGATACTTGATCGCCCGCTACCCCTGCGCGCGATAAAGCTTCCTTGATGACGATGGCGCCGAGATCCGTCGCCGGCACATCTTTCAAAGCCCCTTGGAACGAACCGACCGCCGTTCTGACAGCGCTTGCAATTACGATTTCTTGTGACATGTTCATTTTCCCCCTTGTCTACTTCTTGCTCTTTTATCCCCCCTATCGCTACAATGAAGCTAAGGGGGGATAGTATGTTTAGTTTACCAAAAACAACTACGATAATCGAGGTCGGGCCGCGTGATGGCCTGCAAAATGAAGCCAGGAATGTCAACACGGAAGACAAATTGGACTTTATCAGGGCTTTGCAAGAAGCCGGCTTACAGGAAATGGAGCTGACGTCTTTCGTATCGCCGAAATGGGTGCCGCAAATGGCCGATGCACGGGACATCATTGCCGGCGTAAAAAGGGCCGGGCGGCAAATGGTGTTGACGCCGAATGAGCGGGGCATCACGTCTGCCCTGGAAGCCGGTGCCGACGCAATCGCCGTCTTTGTCGGTGTGTCCAATTCATTCAACGAAAAGAACATCAACAAGACGACTGCCCAGTCGATGGAGGCGTTGAAACCATTGATTGAAAAGGTGAAGCGGGACGGTGTCTTTGTCCGCGCCTGTATTTCAACAGCGTTCCACTGCCCGTTTGAAGGCAAAGTCGACCCGCGCGACACGGTGGAGCTATGTCGCCAATTCGTCGATTGGGGAGTCGATGAATTGAGCGTCGCCGATACGATTGGGCTTGCGGACCCGCAAGAAAGCCACGAATTGTTCAGCCGCTTGAAAGAACAGTTTCCGGATGTACTGATTGCGGCACATTTCCATGACACAAGACGCATGGCACTTGCCAATGCTTATGCGGCACTTCTCGCAGGAGTGGATCGTTTCGACGCATCCGCCGGCGGGCTCGGCGGATGCCCATTCGCACCGGGCGCAACTGGAAATGTCGCGACAGAAGACCTTGTGCATATGTTTCACCACATGGGCGTCGACACAGGCGTCGATCTCGAGAAACTTTACGAAGCAATTTCACTTATCGAGCCCCATGTCTCGAACCCGCTGCAAACAGGCATGTATACGTTATACAAAAACAGAAAATGAGGTGTGTGCGCCATGAAAAAGCGATTATTGTTGACTTCAGCCGTCGTCTCGAGCACCTTGACCGCTTCTTTTGCCGCTTTGGGTTTTGCCGCAAGCAACCGTCTCATGTACGTGAAGAATAAAGACGCATCTTTGATTTTGGAACGCGAAACGGCCGCCAAACGCTACGACGAAGCTTGGTATGCGAACGCCAAAAAAAGTGAACGGTGGATCGAATCCGAAAATGGCTATCCGATCAAAGCGATTTTCCTGGAGCCGCACAACACGAACCGTTACGTCATCATTTGCCATGGCGTCACGGAAAGCAAAGTGAACTCGTTCAAATATGCACGCATGTTCGAACGACTCGGCTTTAACTCTGTCGTCTATGACCATCGCCGGCACGGGGAGTCGGGCGGCAAGACAACGAGCTTCGGTCATTACGAAAAGCTGGACTTGCAGGCCGTCGTCAAGGCGTTGAAACTCCATGTGGGGCCATCTTTGTTCTTCGGCATTCATGGCGAGTCGATGGGCGCTGCAACGACGCTATTGTATGCCGGAATGGAGGACACGGCGGATTTTTATATCTCTGACTGCGCCTATTCCGACATCAGCGAACAGATTTTGCACGTCATGCGCACGACGACACCGATGCGTACGTCCTTGGCGCTTCGCCTTGCCAATGTATTCCTGAAACTGCGTGACGGCTATTCCATTACCACCGTATCGCCGAGGGAAGTCGTGAAAAAGATTGCAAAGCCTGTACTGTTCATCCACAGCCTGCCAGATGAGTTCGTCTTGCCGAAAATGACGAAAGAATTATTCGAATTGAAACAAGGCGCCAAACAGCTGAAATTGTTCGATGTAGGCGAGCATGCCCAATCATTCAATAAAAATCCCGACGAATACGAAGGGACGGTGGCAGAATTCCTTATGGCCCATGATTTATTAGTGCCTAAAACTGCGGACGGGGTTTCGCAGATTTCCAGCTGATCCCAATACAAAAAAAGAACCACCGTT
Proteins encoded:
- a CDS encoding flotillin family protein, with amino-acid sequence MESIGIISVLIVILILAALAGVGYFFWMKLRYRTAKSNEALIITGPKLGDPKKDTNIFTDDEGRSMKIIRGGGYLLRRFQTSTPVNLTSFQLKLSTPRVYTNAGVPIVADAVAMVKVADTLNGIANYAEQFLGKEQDEIEREIIEVLGSNLRAILSKMTVEDINSDREKFNTDVQEIAQKQLDLMGFKITSLGLTDLRDADEDNGYLENLGRPRIAEVRKQAEIAEANTERETRIHRAQTDQEAKEEEYMRQIAIAESRKQKDLKDAAFKEETERARAKSEQSYELEKAKLAMEIQEEELNMQFMERERAVRLEEEESKVRKTKADASYYETTRTAEAEARRSVIDGEAKAKIKRDEGAAEAEVIRERGKAEAESRKLLAEAMEEHGDVIIAEKLIDMLPVFAEKVAQPLNNIDSVKIIDSGNGQGVPSFGRSVTRTMVDMQEPLKEMTGIDIADMLKSYTSRNTQATQAAVQPVTQPVSDQPVDEAAKEDPEQI
- a CDS encoding DUF3886 domain-containing protein; translation: MAKDKVNDKGLFSEDQLLKLKATKKELLKDQQKLEEEKEAQRQFERKEREKNMTFAELLERHGDSGNKY
- a CDS encoding acetyl-CoA C-acetyltransferase; translated protein: MSQEIVIASAVRTAVGSFQGALKDVPATDLGAIVIKEALSRAGVAGDQVSEVIMGNVLQAGLGQNPARQASIKAGLPETVPAMTINKVCGSGLKSIHLAYQAIFAGDADIVVAGGMENMSCAPYLLEGARGGYRMGDQKVVDSMVHDGLTCAFNDYHMGVTAENLCDRYEISREEQDRFAARSQARASAAIEAGRFDEEIVPVEIPQRKGDPVIFSTDEYVKASSTEEKLAKLRPAFKKDGSVTAGNASGINDGAAAVIVMTKEKAEELGITPLAIISANGNAGVDPAVMGIGPVQAVKNALDKAGMALGDIDLIEANEAFAAQSIAVDRELKFDHEKLNVNGGAIAIGHPIGASGTRIFVTLLHEMKKRDAKTGLATLCIGGGQGVATIVKRP
- a CDS encoding hydroxymethylglutaryl-CoA lyase, encoding MFSLPKTTTIIEVGPRDGLQNEARNVNTEDKLDFIRALQEAGLQEMELTSFVSPKWVPQMADARDIIAGVKRAGRQMVLTPNERGITSALEAGADAIAVFVGVSNSFNEKNINKTTAQSMEALKPLIEKVKRDGVFVRACISTAFHCPFEGKVDPRDTVELCRQFVDWGVDELSVADTIGLADPQESHELFSRLKEQFPDVLIAAHFHDTRRMALANAYAALLAGVDRFDASAGGLGGCPFAPGATGNVATEDLVHMFHHMGVDTGVDLEKLYEAISLIEPHVSNPLQTGMYTLYKNRK
- a CDS encoding alpha/beta hydrolase — encoded protein: MKKRLLLTSAVVSSTLTASFAALGFAASNRLMYVKNKDASLILERETAAKRYDEAWYANAKKSERWIESENGYPIKAIFLEPHNTNRYVIICHGVTESKVNSFKYARMFERLGFNSVVYDHRRHGESGGKTTSFGHYEKLDLQAVVKALKLHVGPSLFFGIHGESMGAATTLLYAGMEDTADFYISDCAYSDISEQILHVMRTTTPMRTSLALRLANVFLKLRDGYSITTVSPREVVKKIAKPVLFIHSLPDEFVLPKMTKELFELKQGAKQLKLFDVGEHAQSFNKNPDEYEGTVAEFLMAHDLLVPKTADGVSQISS